From the Glutamicibacter halophytocola genome, the window GTTACCTGGAGCACGCACGGAACGCCATTTGTGGCCGCAGTGGAGAACGGTCCACTCTCGGCAGTGCAATTCCACCCGGAAAAGTCAGGCGAAGCCGGCGCACAGCTGTTGCGCAACTGGTTGGGCACCCTGTAGGCATGTGGACCATCGTGCTTGGGTTCGTTGGCGCATTCCTGGCTGGCGGAGCGATCTCCCTCAAAAGCCAGAAGGCCCATATCTCTTGGGTCATCGCGCTATGGGCTCTCGCAGCAATGAGCATCATTGCCGCGTGGGTATTGGCCCTCTAAAAAATTCATTTCTTCACAAAGGACATTATGAGCGAGCAACCAATTCTCGAACTCTTGCCTGCCGTAGACATCGCCGGAGGCCAGGCAGTGCGTCTGGTCCAGGGCGAAGCCGGTTCCGAGACGGGCTACGGCGATCCACTGGAAGCTGCCCTTTCCTGGCAGAACGCAGGTGCTGAATGGCTGCACCTGGTTGATTTGGATGCTGCTTTTGACCGCGGCAGCAACGTGGAGATCGTCCAGCGCATCGCCAAGGAACTGAACATCAAAGTTGAGCTCTCTGGTGGCATTCGTGACGATGCGTCCCTGGACCGCGCCTTGGAATTCGGCGCGACCCGCGTCAACTTGGGAACCGCTGCGCTAGAAAATCCTGAATGGACCAAGCAGGCCATCGCCCGTCATGGCGACAAGATCGCAGTGGGCATGGACGTTCGAGGCACCACCTTGTCGGGCCACGGCTGGACCAAAGATGGAGGCGACTTGTGGGAGGTCCTGGCGCGCCTGGAAGATGCGGGATGCGCCCGTTACGTCGTCACCGACGTGACCAAGGACGGCACCCTTCGCGGACCGAACGTCGAGCTGTTGCGTGAAATCGCCGCAAAAACCAATAAGCCTGTCGTAGCGTCGGGCGGCATCTCGTCGCTCGAAGACCTGCGTGTGCTTCGCGAGTTAGTTCCAGAAGGCATCGAGGGCGCCATCATGGGCAAGGCCCTGTACTCAGGACAGTTCACCTTGCAGGAGGCCCTGGACGTAGCAGGACGCCGCTAAGTCCGCTCGCTCCACCACAATGACGGTTTGAATGCCACTGGGCATTCAAGCCGTCATTTGTTTTCTGGCGCGGACAGCGCACGATGAAACCAGAGGGCATTCGCCAGCTGCTGATTTCCGCAAATAATCTTGAATTACCCATTCGTGGTGTTCAAGCTCATGGGAGAAGATTCCGTCCGTCCTTTCAACTGAAGCAAATCCACCGATAGCATGGAGCTATGAGCACGGAGCATTCTGAATCAGCGCCTCAACGCCACCTGCCTGGACATATCGTCGCGGCCTTGGCCCAGGCCGGTTCACCCGCCGACTCTGCGGGGCAGGATTGGGAAGGGCGCGACCTTAGCGGCGAGGGCAACCCCCTGCATAATTTCGACAAGGACGACGGCAGCGCCGACTCCCAAACCATGGAGGCGCTGGCGCAGCTGCGCGACGGCAAAGGCTCCGAGGCCGAAGTCCACAAGGCCTTGGCCACTGCACGGGTGTTCGTGGCGGTTGTCGCCCAGCTCGGCGAAGAAGCCATGACCGAGCACGGTTTCGCTTCGGACAAGGAAGCCGACATGGCGCTGGTGAAGATCAATGCTCCGGACGGCCGAATGGCCCTGCCTGTCTTCAGCACCGTCGAACGACTGCAAGCCTGGCACAAGGAGGCCCGGCCGGTGGCAGTGTTTGCCCCGCGCGCGGCACTCTCGGCGGTCAGCGAGGAATGCCAGCTGCTGGTCCTTGATCCGGGCAGCGACTTCACTTTCGTCCTGCGCCGACCGGGGGTCTGGAACCTCGCCAAGCAGATCGACTGGACTCCAAGCTATCAGAATCAGCAGATCGCCAACCTCGTGCAGGACGCCACCGAAGGCTTCAGCCAATTGCAGGCCGTGAAGCTGGCTCCAGGCAGGGGAGTAGGCTCAAGAACCAGGGACGGCCAGATGGTTCCTGGCGGCGGATCCGGACCAGAACTCAATTTGCAGTTCGTTTTCGCACCGGGAACAAGCCGGGAGAAGGCGCAGGAAATCACCGGCGCCATCCAGGGGCGCTTGGCCCAGAACACTGAATTCACTGAAGCGGTGGATTCCCTAGAACTCAGTTTGCATAGCGCGCCAAGCTAGACTCGGCGGGCTCCTAGAAGTAAGGAACACCTCGGGCATGAAAAGCTATTGGCAGATTCTGCGCCAGCCGCAGATCTCGATGCTCCTGCTGATTGGCATGATTGCCCGACTTCCTCACTCTGCACTGAGCATGCTCTTGCTCCTGCATCTGGTCAACAACCTTGAACAGAGCTGGGTCTCGGCCGGCTTGGTCACGGCCTTGATGACCCTGGGTATCGCCATCGGCGCGCCCTGGCGCGGATCACGCGTCGACTCGTGGGGATTGCGCCGGGCCATGCTGCCCTCGATCATCGTCGAAACCCTGGTTTGGTGCACCGTCCCGCACGTGCCGCTGGTCTGGGTTTACCCCTTGGCCTTCGTCGGCGGTTTATTCGCCCTGCCAGTATTCTCCGTGGTGCGTACGGCCTTGGGCATCATGACCACCGGCG encodes:
- a CDS encoding SseB family protein: MSTEHSESAPQRHLPGHIVAALAQAGSPADSAGQDWEGRDLSGEGNPLHNFDKDDGSADSQTMEALAQLRDGKGSEAEVHKALATARVFVAVVAQLGEEAMTEHGFASDKEADMALVKINAPDGRMALPVFSTVERLQAWHKEARPVAVFAPRAALSAVSEECQLLVLDPGSDFTFVLRRPGVWNLAKQIDWTPSYQNQQIANLVQDATEGFSQLQAVKLAPGRGVGSRTRDGQMVPGGGSGPELNLQFVFAPGTSREKAQEITGAIQGRLAQNTEFTEAVDSLELSLHSAPS
- the priA gene encoding bifunctional 1-(5-phosphoribosyl)-5-((5-phosphoribosylamino)methylideneamino)imidazole-4-carboxamide isomerase/phosphoribosylanthranilate isomerase PriA yields the protein MSEQPILELLPAVDIAGGQAVRLVQGEAGSETGYGDPLEAALSWQNAGAEWLHLVDLDAAFDRGSNVEIVQRIAKELNIKVELSGGIRDDASLDRALEFGATRVNLGTAALENPEWTKQAIARHGDKIAVGMDVRGTTLSGHGWTKDGGDLWEVLARLEDAGCARYVVTDVTKDGTLRGPNVELLREIAAKTNKPVVASGGISSLEDLRVLRELVPEGIEGAIMGKALYSGQFTLQEALDVAGRR